The proteins below are encoded in one region of Bifidobacterium catenulatum DSM 16992 = JCM 1194 = LMG 11043:
- a CDS encoding fluoride efflux transporter FluC: MMWMICLFGGLGAMARYVLDVSIQRGWNRENRRTSRNFPLSTLVINGVASLCAGIAMMSYYSQSVDMDTVMMFVVGFLGGFSTFSTALNEVVSLIRQRRFTLALGYGIATVAVPLICVATGFGIALLANPA, from the coding sequence ATGATGTGGATGATCTGTCTGTTCGGCGGTCTGGGCGCCATGGCCCGTTACGTGCTCGACGTGTCAATTCAACGAGGCTGGAACCGCGAGAATCGGAGAACGAGCCGCAACTTCCCGCTATCCACGCTCGTCATCAACGGCGTCGCCTCGCTATGCGCAGGCATCGCCATGATGTCCTACTATTCGCAATCGGTGGATATGGACACGGTCATGATGTTCGTTGTCGGATTTCTCGGTGGTTTCTCAACATTCTCCACGGCGCTCAACGAAGTGGTTTCATTGATTCGCCAGCGTCGTTTTACGCTGGCTCTGGGCTATGGAATAGCAACCGTCGCGGTGCCTCTCATTTGCGTGGCCACCGGTTTCGGCATTGCGCTGCTCGCCAATCCGGCGTAA
- a CDS encoding LacI family DNA-binding transcriptional regulator: protein MVGMRDVAKKAGVSLSTVSLVVNGNGYVSDDMRERVRKAMQLLNYVPNELARNLYHDRTNLVGVIVPTIRHPFFATFTAHLQHALAAQGLRTMLCSTADEAGGEIQYVDMLRRHMMDGIVMCAHTSHPGDYWTSIHRPIVAFDRVLGDGISSIGSDHEQGGRLIAQMLIRNGAKHVVVIGGPRDQFFDLAARGEVEEGPFDLGKTTFPTVRYYLTLEQELTSVGVKYEYVEAGEVMDFAGFHRAVSNALDKVTTDGVDAVVSSDIGASFCVREALSRGISIPDELQIVAYDGTYLTDLAGMKLTAVAQDFAAIAQSVADHIVQAIANEEVAAANASRKNVPKPFEPNVLIPMTLVPGDTTR, encoded by the coding sequence ATGGTCGGTATGCGCGATGTGGCGAAGAAGGCCGGGGTGTCTCTGAGCACCGTCTCGCTGGTGGTGAACGGCAACGGGTACGTGTCTGATGACATGCGCGAACGTGTGCGCAAAGCCATGCAACTGCTCAATTATGTGCCGAACGAGCTTGCCCGCAATCTGTATCATGATCGTACGAATCTGGTCGGTGTCATCGTGCCCACCATCCGCCACCCGTTCTTTGCAACGTTTACCGCGCATCTGCAGCATGCGCTCGCTGCGCAAGGATTACGCACTATGCTGTGCTCTACCGCAGATGAGGCGGGCGGCGAAATCCAGTATGTCGACATGTTGCGTCGGCACATGATGGACGGCATCGTCATGTGTGCGCACACTTCGCATCCTGGCGATTATTGGACGTCGATTCATCGCCCGATCGTCGCGTTCGACCGTGTGCTTGGAGACGGTATTTCGTCGATCGGATCCGACCACGAGCAGGGTGGGCGATTGATTGCGCAGATGCTGATCCGCAATGGTGCCAAACATGTGGTGGTGATTGGCGGTCCGCGAGATCAATTCTTCGATTTGGCTGCGCGCGGAGAAGTCGAGGAAGGACCGTTCGATTTGGGAAAGACCACGTTCCCGACGGTGCGCTACTACCTCACGTTGGAACAGGAATTGACCTCCGTAGGCGTGAAATACGAGTATGTTGAAGCTGGCGAAGTGATGGATTTTGCCGGCTTTCATCGTGCGGTCAGCAATGCGCTCGACAAGGTGACGACCGACGGTGTCGATGCCGTGGTCAGTTCCGATATTGGTGCGTCGTTCTGCGTGCGCGAAGCGTTGAGCCGTGGAATTTCCATTCCTGACGAGCTGCAGATCGTTGCCTACGATGGTACGTATTTGACTGATTTGGCCGGCATGAAGCTGACCGCGGTCGCGCAGGATTTCGCGGCGATCGCACAGTCGGTGGCCGACCATATCGTGCAGGCTATTGCCAATGAGGAAGTGGCCGCGGCTAACGCTTCACGCAAGAACGTCCCCAAGCCGTTCGAGCCGAACGTGCTTATTCCCATGACGCTGGTGCCAGGCGATACCACGCGTTGA
- the gtfA gene encoding sucrose phosphorylase: protein MKNKVQLIAYADRLGDGTLSSMTDILRTRFDGVYDGVHILPFFTPFDGADAGFDPIDHTKVDPRLGSWDDVAELSKTHGIMVDAIVNHMSWESKQFQDVLEKGEESEYYPMFLTMSSVFPNGATEEDLAGIYRPRPGLPFTHYKFAGKTRLVWVSFTPQQVDIDTDSDKGWEYLMSIFDQMAASHVSYIRLDAVGYGAKEAGTSCFMTPKTFKLISRLREEGVKRGLEILIEVHSYYKKQVEIASKVDRVYDFALPPLLLHSLNTGHVEPVAHWTDIRPNNAVTVLDTHDGIGVIDIGSDQLDRSLKGLVPDEDVDNLVNTIHANTHGESQAATGAAASNLDLYQVNSTYYSALGCNDQHYIAARAVQFFLPGVPQVYYVGALAGKNDMELLRKTNNGRDINRHYYSTAEIDENLQRPVVKALNALAKFRNELDAFDGAFSYSADGDTSISFTWKGATTEAALTFEPGRGLGVENTTPVATLAWRDSAGEHRTDDLITNPPVVA, encoded by the coding sequence ATGAAAAACAAAGTGCAGCTCATCGCTTACGCCGATCGTCTCGGCGATGGCACTCTTAGCTCGATGACCGACATCCTGCGCACCCGCTTCGACGGCGTGTATGACGGCGTGCATATCCTGCCGTTCTTCACTCCGTTCGATGGTGCGGATGCAGGCTTCGACCCGATCGACCACACCAAAGTCGACCCGCGTCTCGGCAGCTGGGATGACGTTGCTGAACTTTCCAAGACCCACGGCATCATGGTCGATGCCATCGTCAACCACATGAGCTGGGAATCCAAGCAGTTCCAAGACGTGCTTGAAAAAGGTGAGGAATCCGAGTATTACCCGATGTTTCTGACCATGAGCTCCGTCTTCCCGAACGGCGCCACCGAAGAGGATCTGGCCGGCATTTACCGTCCGCGCCCGGGCCTGCCGTTCACCCACTACAAGTTCGCCGGCAAGACCCGTCTGGTATGGGTCAGCTTCACCCCGCAGCAGGTGGACATCGACACCGATTCCGACAAGGGCTGGGAATACCTCATGTCCATCTTCGATCAGATGGCCGCATCCCATGTCAGTTACATTCGTCTCGACGCCGTCGGCTACGGCGCTAAGGAAGCTGGCACGAGCTGCTTCATGACTCCGAAGACGTTCAAGCTCATCTCCCGCCTGCGTGAAGAGGGTGTCAAGCGCGGTCTGGAAATCCTCATCGAAGTGCATTCCTACTACAAGAAGCAGGTTGAGATTGCATCGAAGGTCGATCGCGTCTACGATTTCGCGCTTCCGCCGCTGCTGCTGCATTCGTTGAATACCGGTCACGTTGAGCCGGTCGCGCATTGGACCGACATCCGTCCGAACAATGCCGTCACCGTACTCGATACGCATGATGGCATCGGAGTGATCGATATTGGTTCCGACCAGTTGGATCGTTCGCTCAAGGGGCTCGTGCCTGATGAGGACGTTGACAATCTCGTCAACACCATTCACGCGAACACGCACGGCGAATCGCAGGCCGCTACCGGCGCTGCCGCGTCCAATCTTGATCTGTATCAGGTCAACAGCACCTACTATTCGGCGCTGGGATGCAACGATCAGCACTATATTGCGGCTCGCGCAGTGCAGTTCTTCCTGCCAGGCGTTCCACAGGTCTACTATGTTGGCGCGCTTGCCGGCAAGAACGACATGGAGCTGCTGCGCAAGACCAACAATGGCCGCGATATCAATCGTCACTATTATTCCACTGCTGAGATTGATGAGAATCTGCAGCGTCCGGTGGTGAAGGCGTTGAATGCGCTCGCTAAGTTCCGCAATGAGCTTGACGCGTTCGACGGAGCCTTTTCGTACAGCGCCGACGGTGACACGTCCATCAGCTTCACGTGGAAGGGCGCAACTACCGAGGCTGCGCTCACGTTCGAGCCGGGTCGCGGTCTTGGTGTGGAGAACACCACGCCGGTCGCCACGCTCGCATGGCGTGATTCCGCGGGCGAACATCGTACGGACGATCTGATCACCAACCCACCGGTCGTCGCTTGA